cccggccccccactgcccccccgctcactgccccccccagcatccgggccctgccccctcggccccccccgctCACTGTCCCCCCCCTCagcatccaggccctgcccccctcgcccccccccgctcactgccccccccagcatccgggccccccctcactgcccccccagcatccgggccctgcccccccagcatccgggccctgcccccccggccccccactgcccccctgctcactgcccccccagcatccgggccccccccgctcactgcccccccagcatccaggccctgcccccctcgccccccccccgctcactgcccccccagcatccgggccctgccccctcgccccccccgctcactgccccccccgcatccgggccccccccgctcactgcccccccagcatccgggccctgccccctcgccccccccgctcactgcccccccccccgcatccgggccccccccgctcactgccccccccagcatccgggccctgccccctcagccccctcactgcccccccggcATCCgggccccccctcactgccccccctcagcatccgggccctgccccctcagccccccactgccccccgcccgctcactgcccccccggcatccgggccctgccccctcggccccccactgccccccctgcTCACTGCTCCCTCCAGcatccgggccctgccccccctgctcactgccccccccccagcatccgggccctgcccccccgctcactgccccccccccagcatccgggccctgcccccccccgttcactgcccccctcagcatccgggccccctccccccgctcactgcccccctcagcatccgggccccctccccccgctcactgcccccctcagcatccgggccccctccccccgctcactgcccccctcagcatccaggccctgccccctcggcccccccccccgctcactgcccccccagcatccggcccctgccccctcggcccctccccccccccccgctcactgcccctCCAGcatccgggccctgccccccccccaccgagtGTTCATGCCCTGGGCTGCTCTCCATGGGCCTTTccttgggggagggatagctcagtggtttgagcattggcctgctaaacccagggttgtgagttcaatccttgccgaggccatttaggaatttggggcagaaattcatcagggatggtacttggtcctgctgtgagggcaggggactgaactcgatgacctttcaaggtcccttccagttctaggagataggcatctccattattATCTTATCGGTGCCcgcccagccgggggggggctggcactgccAGGCTGCTCGGGTCGGTTACCGGGGGCACAGATCCGCCCTGGGAGCGATTTCCCGTCGCTCCGTGCCCCTGGCCATAGGCGCTAGGAGCGTGGCCTTGTGAGTGCAGCCCGGGGGCGATGCAGTGCCCTAAAGGAACGGGAGACAGACCTCATGCAACGAGGCTGCGGGAAGGGAACGTCGGAACCGGGAGGGAGAAGGCGGCTCCGGCTTTGAAATGGAGAAGTGGCCACTTCTAACCATGGAAAAAAGGGGAAGTCGGGTTTTTCCACCTTTTTGTTTAATTcgttttttcaaaattttctgCGATAGGCACCAATGCCCGAGTTCTGAACAAGGTTTGTTTGCTGAAGGAGCCCACTTTTCATGCCATGAGAACATCTCTGCGCTGCTGCCACTTGAAACCTGCCCGCGAATAGCAAGAAATCGTTCCGCTCCAGTGCCGGTGACGCGCAGACAGCTTTGGCTTTTGTGTCGCCCATTTGGGTTTTAACTTGCTAACCGAGTCTTGCTCAAATGCAGTAGCAAAACCCCCAAGGATAATGTGGAAATAATCTAGTAAAACTCCCTTGGCCCGTGCTCCAATGAAAGCACAAAGCAGCGTTAGTAAGGGCCCGACGCTGACTTCCCTTACGGCAGCTGTGGCTTTTACTGCCTCGCGCACGCTGCACTTCACTGTCCTGACATCAAAGGTGTTTCATGGCAGTGAAGTTAAGTACAAAAGTGTTTGGAAGCCAGCATGCTTGCTTCCCATTGGCCGCAGCGCTGCACAGAGGGAAGCAGACGCTTAATTCACACGCTGGTGTGGCCTGCTCGGAGGTTCCTTAGGAATTCCCAGTTCCCCTGTAGGGCGGGCAGGCCCTTGTCCGGGGCAGGCCCAGCATTCGATTAGTCTGTGCTTGGGAGCCTGGCCTGCACAGCTGCCACTCGCTGGCTGGGGAGAGCCTGTGCGTTTGCAAATGGAGTTTACTAAGACGTTTAGTGCAGGCACAAGCACCCCAGCTCCCGGGGCGGCCCGTGCGTATAGGCTGGCTaggccgtcgcctagggcgccgtgTTAAACGGGGCACCCAATGACGTCACACCactgagggctgtggaggcgggggtgctgaccacgcattccgcctggggtgccagctgctggcagctcGCCTCACACCGCCCCTGCCAGCTTCCTAAGGTCAATGTCCATCTGTTTCCATACCACGTGCTCACCCCGTGCTCTAGAACAGCCCCAGGTGTTCGCCATCAGCTTCCTCATCACCTGTGGCCTCATTCTAGCACCCCCAAgggctccagctccctcccctaccGCCCTGAGGCGGGCTGGGCTCACGTTCCCTCCCCTTACGCAGGGGTCTTTTCCCAGCAGGTCAGGAAATCCTTGATCTGATTCTCGCACATGACAATGGGATGCCCTGGGCCTTGGGTGGCCGCTCTCCTTTGTATTTCTGCCCTAGCCGGTTAGCTGGTCTGCTCTCGGCCGGTTATTTTGGCTTTTTCAGAGTTGAGGGTTTTCTTGGCAGCCCGGATGCCATGGGAAGCCCCTCAGCCTTATCGCCTCTGTGTAGGAGGACAGTCTCGCCCAGGTGTGAGCTACCTgcactctgggggcagggcccagacAAATAGGAATTTTCCCGTAGCTCGACATGCAGCCTGTGGCCGGTAAGTCTCTCCTGTTGCTGCCAGACTGCAGCATGAACCCACCCTAGCGCCTTCTAGCAACGCGCAAGCAAACCCCCGAGGAAACCGTACGTCCCATAGCTCTAGgccgccccacagcgccctggGAAGCTGCTCCCGTGGTGGGAAGGGGGTCGCGCAGGTGCCTCGTGGCAGCTGAGGGCCACGCTCTGGTGTAGCTCCCGAAAGGCCCAGCTTGACTGCAGCCCCAGCTGCATTTCTTCCCACACCCCTTGCTGTGACTgaccctggcaggctgctgccgcTCCTCGCTACCCCGCTCAGCCCTGGAAGCGatggccctggctgtggggcacaGCATGGCACATGCGTGTTGGATGGGGCACTTGCTGTGCCCAGAGGGGTTCTCAAGTCTGGACCCTCGCCACGAAACGTGGCCTCGGTGTGGCGGGTTGGAGCgtcggggaggggagcaggcagttgtgggtgttgggggggagcTGAGCAGGCCCGTAGACCCCAGGCATCCTGTGTCCCTGTCTCTGCTCTGGGGCTGACTCTGCCATTCTCTCATCTTGGCCAGttcaccttaactctgccctagcCAGCCCGTCGGCGACGTGGCAGCAACTGTCCCCCGCCTCAGGCTCTGTGCTGCTGGGTGTCCAAGGGTGGCCTGGACGTGGGCCGGGACAGGAGTGGGACCCCAGGAGGGCTctgcagtgcggggctgggccgggcccagCGGTTAGTTCTGGTCTCCACTAGGGTTCCAGGAGCTGCCGGTTCCACACGCTAATGCCCTGTGCACGAGGGGAGGGCGCGGACCTTTCTCCCAGATGGGGCCACTGAGGCACGGAGGGGAGGGGCTTGCAGAGCGgtgctggcactgcagcccctgcccggcgCTGAGGCCCGACTCTCCTTGCAGGGCGCCATGGGGGACTACCGCATCCGGGCGTACCGGGACGAGGACTACGAGGCGGCGCGCGAGGTGTTTGCCAACGGGATGAGCGAGCAcgtccctgccctgtgtgtgcacGTGCTCAAGCAGCCCTGGGTGCTCCTGGTCCTGGCCTGCACCTTCTGCCTCCTGCTCACCAGCTCcaagtccctgctgctgcccatcctGGCCCTCACGCTGCTGCTGGCCACGGGGCGGCAGCTGCTGGGCCGCGCCTGGGCCATGTACATTGAGCACTGCTTGCAGGGGGACCTGCTGGACATCCGCGCCACCTACCTGGGCAGCAGGGgctcctgcttctgggtggcagAGGCGGACGAGTGCGTGGTGGGCACGGTGGCCGCCCGGCCCGCTGGCGCGCAGCAGGGGGAGCTGATGCTGAAGCGGCTGGCGGTGCGGAAGGACTACCGGAGGCAGGGCGTCGCCACGGCGCTGTGCCAGGCGGTGCTCGGCTTCGcccggcagcagggctgcagcgcCGTGGTGCTCAACAGCCTGATGGTGCAGGACGAGGCCCGGGCGATGTACGAGCGCGCCGGCTTCGAGAAGTACCGCGAGGACGTGCTGCCCACCCTCTACGGGAGGCTGGCCAACGTCACCGTCTCCAAGTACAGGTACAGCCTCGCCCGCCGGAGCTGACAGGAGCAGTCCAGAGCCAACCCCAGCATCTCCTGGTCTGCGGCGCAGGGCGACGAGCCGGCGGGTCCCCGGGCCAAGCCCTGGCCTGTATGGAGCGACGGCTGCCTGGGTGTGTCTGAGCAAGGGGGTCAGCCGGGTCCTCTGGGCCTGTTGTCTGGCTATCTTGGGGCGCAGCCGCTGGGTTTtccagggagctgggacccccagcACTGTCCCACCAACCTCCAGCCAGGCCCGGCAGCCTTGTCCCGCCGACCTGCGGCCGGTCTGTGCCGGGCCCGGCAGCCTTGTCCCGCCGACCTGCGGCCGGTCTGTGCCGGGCCTGGCAGCTGTGTGCATGGGGCCAGCTTCCGGTGAGGCCCTCATGCAGAAGCTCAGGCTGTTCCTTGGCTTGGGGGCCATGTAGCCTGCGGTGCCAGAGACTCCTGTGGCCTCAGCAGGCAGTTTCTGCACTCGCCCCAGGGGTTCTGGGGAGATGCCAGTAAATCACTGGCTCATGCCCAGGTGCCATGGCTGGGttcagtgggggcagggtagcCTTGGGCCCTTGTCAGCATCAGGACCCCTAGGCTGCCGCAGGGACAGAAGCCGTCTCTTTGTGAGCAGAGCCTGGCtccacccagcccagctccctggcatccagcccccagcgtggggctggccagcaccTCCATCCTGCGCTCAGCGGCTGCGGGGGCAGCGTCCCAGCTCTGGGCCGGTGCTGCCTGTTGGGCCTCGGGTGAATAAAGAAATTGCAcatcacctgctgctgctgctttctcctgCGCCGGGGCGGCCCCTCTCCCGGGCACGGTGGCTGAGCAGCCGGAGCGCCAGGGTCCTGCGGGCGTGAGGGTAAGAGCCCGACGGGTGAGCAGTGCAGCCCCTCTCGGGGCCCCAAACCTGCCTGTGCTCGGGGTCTGCGGGACTCAGGCCGTGGGCCCTTGGCGAGAAGGGCGgccggagggagggagagaacctccccttgctgctgccacaggcgctgcccccttgccctggggcgggggagacGGCCCGGGCTCAGTCCTGGCACCTGAGGCTGGAGCGCTCTGAGGAGCCGCGTGAAGCGGGCCCGGGGCTGACCCCCCTGCGTACAGGGCATGCTGGAGCCAGCTGGAGCCTGCTGCTGAGAGGGAAACCGAGCAAGGCGGCGCCGAGGCCAGGCCCACCCCACCTTcctggccctgtgccccctgcaggcagccccccgTGCCCCAGGGTGGGTGTTGCGTGAGATGCGCCCCCGTCCTCTGCCCAGAGCCGGTGTGGGGCACGCTCCCCCCTGCTGGCCAGGCCGGGCGCTCGGCCCGTGGGCCGTGACTCGCCCGCAAGTCCTGGGACCCAGCTGTGGGAATTTCTCTCAACTCTTCCCAGGgcctgcgcccgccccccccccccccccccccccagcacaccccgctccgccgtgcgggctgtcctgtcacactcactgccccgcgcccgccgcccccccccccagcacaccccgctccgccgtgcgggctgtcctgtcacactcactgccccgcgcccgccgccccccccccccagcacaccccgctccgccgtgcgggctgtcctgtcacactcactgccccgcgcccgccgcccccccccccagcacaccccgctccgccgtgcgggctgtcctgtcacactcactgccccgcgcccgccgcccccccccccagcacaccccgctccgccgtgcgggctgtcctgtcacactcactgccccgcgcccgccgcccccccccccagcacaccccgctccgccgtgcgggctgtcctgtcacactcactgccccgcgcccgcccacccccccccagcacaccccgctccgccgtgcgggctgtcctgtcacactcactgccccgcgcccgccgcccccccccccagcacaccccgctccgccgtgcgggctgtcctgtcacactcactgccccgcgcccgccaccccccccccagcacaccccgctccgccgtgcgggctgtcctgtcacactcactgccccgcgcccgccgcccccccccccagcacaccccgctccgccgtgcgggctgtcctgtcacactcactgccccgcgcccgccacccccccccagcacaccccgctccgccgtgcgggctgtcctgtcacactcactgccccgcgcccaccgccccccccccccccagcacaccccgctccgccgtgcgggctgtcctgtcacactcactgccccgcgcccgccgccccccccccagcacaccccgctccgccgtgcgggctgtcctgtcacactcactgccccgcgcccgccacccccccccagcacaccccgctccgccgtgcgggctgtcctgtcacactcactgccccgcgcccgccgccccccccccagcacaccccgctccgccgtgcgggctgtcctgtcacactcactgccccgcgcccgccacccccccccagcacaccccgctccgccgtgcgggctgtcctgtcacactcactgccccgcgcccgccgccccccccccagcacaccccgctccgccgtgcgggctgtcctgtcacactcactgccccgcgcccgccgcgcccccccccagcacaccccgctccgccgtgcgggctgtcctgtcacactcactgccccgcgcccgccccccccccccccagcacaccccgctccgccgtgcgggctgtcctgtcacactcactgccccgcgcccgccgccccccccccccagcacaccccgctccgccgtgcgggctgtcctgtcacactcactgccccgcgcccgccgccccccccccccagcacaccccgctccgccgtgcgggctgtcctgtcacactcactgccccgcgcccgccgccccccccccccccagcacaccccgctccgccgtgcgggctgtcctgtcacactcactgccccgcgcccgccccccccccagcacaccccgctccgccgtgcgggctgtcctgtcacactcactgccccgcgcccgcccccccccccccagcacaccccgctccgccgtgcgggctgtcctgtcacactcactgccccgcgcccgccgcccccccccccccagcacaccccgctccgccgtgcgggctgtcctgtcacactcactgccccgcgcccgccgcccccccccccagcacaacccgctccgccgtgcgggctgtcctgtcacactcactgccccgcgcccgccccccccccccagcacaccccgctccgccgtgcgggctgtcctgtcacactcactgccccgcgcccgccgcccccccccccccagcacaccccgctccgccgtgcgggctgtcctgtcacactcactgccccgcgcccgccgccccccccccccagcacaacccgctccgccgtgcgggctgtcctgtcacactcactgccccgcgcccgccgcccccccccccagcacaccccgctccgccgtgcgggctgtcctgtcacactcactgccccgcgcccgccgccccccccccccagcacaccccgctccgccgtgcgggctgtcctgtcacactcactgccccgcgcccgccgcccccccccccccagcacaccccgctccgccgtgcgggctgtcctgtcacactcactgccccgcgcccgccgcccccccccccccagcacaccccgctccgccgtgcgggctgtcctgtcacactcactgccccgcgcccgccgcccccccccccccagcacaccccgctccgccgtgcgggctgtcctgtcacactcactgccccgcgcccgccgcccccccccccccagcacaccccgctccgccgtgcgggctgtcctgtcacactcactgccccgcgcccgccgccccccccccccccagcacaccccgctccgccgtgcgggctgtcctgtcacactcactgccccgcgcccgccgcccccccccccccagcacaccccgctccgccgtgcgggctgtcctgtcacactcactgccccgcgcccgccgccccccccccccagcacaccccgctccgccgtgcgggctgtcctgtcacactcactgccccgcgcccgccgcccccccccccagcacaccccgctccgccgtgcgggctgtcctgtcacactcagtgccccgcgcccgccgcccccccccccagcacaccccgctccgccgtgcgggctgtcctgtcacactcagtgccccgcgcccgccgccccccccccccagcacaccccgctccgccgtgcgggctgtcctgtcacactcactgccccgcgcccgccgccccccccccagcacaccccgcTCCGCCGTGCGGGCTGCCCTGTCACACTCACTGCCCCGTGCCTGCTGCGTGCAGGCAGGGCTGAGCCCGCCCCATAGGGCACTGTGTGCGCCCGCCAACGCCTCGCGCTGGGGGTGGcaggaaacggggggggggggagccggcaggcGGCACAGGTGTCGCTCTGTGCGTCAGCAAGAGGCGTTTTCTCACACCGGGGGGGCTTCAGTCTGGTGTGGGCCGATGCCAGCCCAGCAGGGGCCTGACTGCACTAGTTCGGGGAGATGGCTGTGCCCGGGCACGGGGGCCGgcgatggctgggcggggggaacgtGGGGCCGGGCGCGGGTGCGGGGGCTGgcgatggctgggcggggggaacgtGGGGCCGTGCCCGGGTGTGGGGGCCGgcgatggctgggcggggggaacgtGGGGCCGGGCGCGGGGGCCGGCGATGGCTGGGCAGGGGGAACGTGGGGCCGTGCCCGGGCGCGGGGGCCGgcgatggctgggcggggggaacgtGGGGCCAGGCGCGGGTGCGGGGGCTGgcgatggctgggcggggggaacgtGGGGCCGTGCCAGGGGGCCGgcgatggctgggcggggggaacgtGGGGCCAGGCGCGGGTGCGGGGGCTGGCGATGGCTGAGCGGGGGGAACGTGGGGCCGTGCCCGGGTGTGGGGGCCGgcgatggctgggcggggggaacgtGGGGCCAGGCGCGGGTGCGGGGGCTGGcaatggctgggcggggggaacgtGGGGCCGGGCGAGGGGGCCGgcgatggctgggcggggggaacaTGGGGCCGTGCCCAGGTGTGGGGGCCGgcgatggctgggcggggggaacaTGGGGCCGTGCCCAGGTGTGGGGGCCGgcgatggctgggcggggggaacgtGGGGCCGGGCGCGGGTGCGGGGGCTGgcgatggctgggcggggggaacgtGGGGCCGGGCGAGGGGGCCGgcgatggctgggcggggggaacgtGGGGCCGGGCGAGGGGGCCGgcgatggctgggcggggggaacgtGGGGCCGGGCGAGGGGGCCGgcgatggctgggcggggggaacgtGGGGCTGGGCGCGGGTCTGGGGGCCGgcgatggctgggcggggggaacgtGGGGCTGGGCGCAGGTCTGGGGGCCGgcgatggctgggcggggggaacaTGGGGCCATGCCCGGGTCTGGGGGCCGgcgatggctgggcggggggaacgtGGGGCCGGGCGCGGGTCTGGGGGCCGgcgatggctgggcggggggaacaTGGGGCCATGCCCGGGTCTGGGGGCCGgcgatggctgggcggggggaacgtGGGGCTGGGCGCAGGTCTGGGGGCCGgcgatggctgggcggggggaacaTGGGGCCATGCCCGGGTCTGGGGGCCGgcgatggctgggcggggggaacgtggggccaggcgcgggtgcgggggccggcgatggctgggcggggggaacgtGGGGCCAGGCGCGGGTGCGGGGGCTGgcgatggctgggcggggggaacgtggggccaggcgcgggtgcgggggccggcgatggctgggcggggggaacgtGGGGCTGTGCCCGGGTGCGGGGGCTGgcgatggctgggcggggggaacgtGGGGCCAGGCGCGGGTGCGGGGACCGgcgatggctgggcggggggaacgtGGGGCCAGGCCCGGGTGCGGGGGCTGgcgatggctgggcggggggaacgtGGGGCTGGGCGCGGGTGCGGGGGCTGgcgatggctgggcggggggaacgtGGGGCCGGGCGAGGGGGCCGgcgatggctgggcggggggaacgtGGGGCTGGGCGCGGGTCTGGGGGCCGgcgatggctgggcggggggaacgtGGGGCCAGGCCCGGGTGCGGGGGCTGgcgatggctgggcggggggaacgtGGGGCCAGGCCCGGGTGCGGGGGCTGgcgatggctgggcggggggaacgtGGGGCCGGGCGAGGGGGCCGgcgatggctgggcggggggaacgtGGGGCCGTGCCCGGGTGTGGGGGCTGgcgatggctgggcggggggaacgtGGGGCTGTGCCCGGGTGCGGGGGCTGgcgatggctgggcggggggaacgtggggccaggcgcgggtgcgggggccggcgatggctgggcggggggaacgtggggccaggcgcgggtgcgggggccggcgatggctgggcggggggaacgtGGGGCTGTGCCCGGGTGCGGGGGCCGgcgatggctgggcggggggaacgtGGGGCTGTGCCCGGGTGCGGGGGCTGgcgatggctgggcggggggaacgtggggccaggcgcgggtgcgggggccggcgatggctgggcggggggaacgtGGGGCCAGGCCCGGGTGCGGGGGCTGgcgatggctgggcggggggaacgtGGGGCTGGGCGCGGGTGCGGGGGCTGgcgatggctgggcggggggaacgtGGGGCCGGGCGAGGGGGCCGgcgatggctgggcggggggaacgtGGGGCCAGGCGCGGGTGCGGGGGCTGgcgatggctgggcggggggaacgtGGGGCCAGGCCCGGGTGCGGGGGCTGgcgatggctgggcggggggaacgtGGGGCTGGGCGCGGGTGCGGGGGCTGgcgatggctgggcggggggaacgtGGGGCCGGGCGAGGGGGCCGgcgatggctgggcggggggaacgtGGGGCCGGGCGCGGGTGTGGGGGCCGgcgatggctgggcggggggaacaTGGGGCTGGGCGCGGGTGCGGGGGCCGGCGATGGCTGGGGATGATCCTGTGCTGGGTCCCTGGGACCCAATAACCCTGGTCCGGCTGAGCATCCCGTCtggctgcaggtgggggaggagggttggggacCCCCTGACACGTGGCgaatcccttcccttcccttcctgggGGCTGGGGCCACCTTCCCAGAGAGCCCCGGGCTGGGGCCAGCTCTGCAGGGGGCCCCGCTCggctgtggggcagtggcagggctgggttggcCCCGGCGTCCCTTGTCCTCAACAGGCCACGGCCCCCTAGCGCTGGGCCAGCACGGAGCCAGGGCGGTGGGTGTCCAAGCTGCAAGGCAGGCCCTGGCCAGGCGGCCGGAGGGCTGAAGGGGGACGGGGGCGGAAcgggaggagatggggcaggccggggctggcaggcagcagcaggttaCACCCCACAGAGTCTGCCTGGCCCTGTCCCGACTGACGCACACACCCCGACCAGACCCACCCTGGAAGCCTGGTGCAGTGGGAAaagtggggggcagccaggccccATCTCCGCCAGCTCGTTACAGCCCTGCCACCTTGACACGGACACACACagacgcacatacacacacacagacacaggcaTGCCCGCATGCACagacgcacgcgcacacacacagacagatgcacagacacacacacactgagatgcacgcgcacacacagaaAGATACACAGAcagacgcgcacacacaca
The window above is part of the Pelodiscus sinensis isolate JC-2024 unplaced genomic scaffold, ASM4963464v1 ctg76, whole genome shotgun sequence genome. Proteins encoded here:
- the LOC102460069 gene encoding putative N-acetyltransferase camello isoform X2; the protein is MAVGGASRTDYAPPLWNPRTLLAYVGSAPNACPAPGRKPRPSAAGRLLAGGGGGRVQRAAARDGVTWRPGSGAAERESRERTGAMGDYRIRAYRDEDYEAAREVFANGMSEHVPALCVHVLKQPWVLLVLACTFCLLLTSSKSLLLPILALTLLLATGRQLLGRAWAMYIEHCLQGDLLDIRATYLGSRGSCFWVAEADECVVGTVAARPAGAQQGELMLKRLAVRKDYRRQGVATALCQAVLGFARQQGCSAVVLNSLMVQDEARAMYERAGFEKYREDVLPTLYGRLANVTVSKYRYSLARRS
- the LOC102460069 gene encoding putative N-acetyltransferase camello isoform X3, producing MGDYRIRAYRDEDYEAAREVFANGMSEHVPALCVHVLKQPWVLLVLACTFCLLLTSSKSLLLPILALTLLLATGRQLLGRAWAMYIEHCLQGDLLDIRATYLGSRGSCFWVAEADECVVGTVAARPAGAQQGELMLKRLAVRKDYRRQGVATALCQAVLGFARQQGCSAVVLNSLMVQDEARAMYERAGFEKYREDVLPTLYGRLANVTVSKYRYSLARRS
- the LOC102460069 gene encoding putative N-acetyltransferase camello isoform X1; its protein translation is MLRPFGIRAPSLHTWAPPLTRAPPLGGSRALALPAAYWLEGGGGVSKEPRLGTASRGAPEVARPSERVGSGRHQCPSSEQGLFAEGAHFSCHENISALLPLETCPRIARNRSAPVPGAMGDYRIRAYRDEDYEAAREVFANGMSEHVPALCVHVLKQPWVLLVLACTFCLLLTSSKSLLLPILALTLLLATGRQLLGRAWAMYIEHCLQGDLLDIRATYLGSRGSCFWVAEADECVVGTVAARPAGAQQGELMLKRLAVRKDYRRQGVATALCQAVLGFARQQGCSAVVLNSLMVQDEARAMYERAGFEKYREDVLPTLYGRLANVTVSKYRYSLARRS